agtggtcttactgtgaaatacaaatgaacagaagtcacgttacagcagtgtttctcaacccagttcttatatattcttataacatattaaaactgttctgcatattctagagcttcctctggtggatatacatgattaatttaggctccatagggggctaaaggattttaacaggtaaactcagtaaatgactgtttattagctgatcaggtggaaaacactagtttagggcagtgatcggggttaagtaactgctttaaactaccaacttaaagtactgttcGAAATTCTGGctatcatctacatccagcttctagataactagttagttaaatcaattttcgttcattatagctcacagtaagtcctgtaatcctaaatgaataaacagtttggaaattaaagtgattagctgatcaggtacagggaaacattacatatatattttatttttttcctttaaccctgactcccaatctagctaattccaaagataagcttacacactaacacagctgcagtttattaatcacagtgggtttaaactgtgtgctgattcagagacgtgtatttttaaccagctatcagaaacatatcatcacagttgaagtggttagactatcgttacctttttttattttagtaaaatctccgtatatccagatctgttttaaaatcagctgaagctgctgcagcccgatcccgctgctaaatctcacagcgagggggcggggcttccccaacagcaaactgcctctgctccgcgcgccgcaaaaccagcatgctgattggctgtttctactgggaggcgtgacttaatacctgaaccggctccgtgattggtccggtctgtctcctcattaatagtacagctgacctgagcgaactgatatcatttttgggggggacaaatccacggttcctacgcctatgactAGAACTCAAGAaaaccaaaaacataaaaaataaacaaatgaatcatctcaaactttttttattaatataaaataaaatatcaattttatttcttaattgaAGAGTTTGTGATTTTTACTGTCAGACTTTTTAGTTCAATTGTTTCATTATATCACTGTCagaacaaaaccttgtatcttgttttttttgtatctaattttttttggttatgaagatttattgtgttttaaagtCTATGGAGTACATTTTGCGCCAAAagtttaacacaaaaaaataaaatacataatcataattttaagaatcaaaaggaaaaattgtatgctgcaaattcaaaagagaaaaaatataaatcaaatatatatttgcagctgtaaatatatatatatttattatattagatatatattattACCTTGAAACTGGCAGGCCCaactgaccaatggagattcaaggggaacgacttcttctaagccccgcccacccgtgaaaagtgtgccaaaatttAGAagtaaaaaactgaagcagaagaaaAAATTCCAGAAGCAAATTCTTTATCAGAAAAAGCCAGAAAAAATCCACAGGAAattcacaaaaatacaaaaataaaagcaaagacttgcaaaatccaaactgaaataattttcaaataactgcaaagtaTAATAATCaagtatataaatatgtatttgctatatattttatattttttctcttttgaatttgcaacatttttttaatttgactgcAGATTTTATTACGTAAAACTTCtgccacaaaattcactccataaagtcaataaagaaacttaaaataaatttaaagagacaaaaacacacaaagacacacacacacacacacactctctctcacacatacagatacagatcAACAAAATAATCAACTAAGAATCATCACCAGTCCACCAAAATAACACCTATAACCTCTAACTCCTCCATATACACCcattctaacccccccccccccccaaaacaacCCCTCCCCCCCTACAGTGTCCCAGAATAAACACACATTTCTATTCTTAACACAATTCTTTTCTGTATCATCTGAACTACTTTCACTTTATTGTGGATCACAAAACCTCACAGATGATTCATAATAATTAATCCAGACTCCAgcgtagaggggctgagtgaatgtggtgtggactgtgtgtaggagggtcattgtatcagagacgctgtagaaggacagagttcctgcactgtgatccacatacactcctattctggaggatggaggagctgagatcttagtctcagtgttgttgtaccagaaagagagagagggaaaacacTGCAGACTCCAGGACTGATCATTGTGTCCTAACCTGCATTTATTACCCCGTCCTTTCCTGCTGATCCCTTTATATGATACTGATATGTACACACATTCCCCAGGACtgctccactcaacctcccagtaacagcgtccactcacactctcctTACTCAACACCTGACACCTGCagtcaaatctctctggatgatcagagtAACTCTGAAATTTATTACTGCGCTTCATCACTCTGTTGTTCTCAGACAGACTGAGATACTGAtgtgctgtgtttggatccagagtCAGTCGACAGAAATCTGAaggataaaagagaaaaaagtgttttatttatttcttcttcaCATAATAAACATTGATAATAAAGTTGAAAATGTTCTTTCTTgtatatttattcagtgtttaaagatCACTGAGGTGTTTATTTCTACTTACACTGTAGAAAGTCTCCTCTGGTCTTTGGTTCTGAGGGTAAAATCATCTGAACTGCTGAAACTGTGGAAACAGAAACCAAATGATCCAACAGAATAAATGAAGAAAACTCTTTATTCAGAAAGAAACAGTTACAGATATATAATCATCTTTCAGgttgtaaaaatatttaaaatgtaaaaaaatgtattgcaaatttcctttttctttctaaCTTTGTTACATGTATCACAtttgtatttaataattattatatgtgTTATAATGTAGTTTATTGCTCAGACAGAAGTTGTGCTTTTTCTAATAGACAAAATGTCTCTGTGTAACTTTTGTTAGTGGTTTTTAAACACCTGTAATAAAGCATTAATAACACTGTATAGCTGCTGCAGGTGAGCTGGGAGCTGATTGGAGAAAAGCTCTGGACTCTCTATAGAAGCCCTGAAGAGATtcttattaaatgattaaaaataaagaaatttagagtaattttaatattttatccatCAAATCTACATAAAGTCATCTTCTATTCATTCTGAGTAATACTGTGGATTTATGTTAATCAGGGTCACATGATCTTCAGTGTGTTTCAGATCAGATCTCCTCCTCTTACCCTGTGGAGAGATTTTACTGAATTCCTTCCTGCAGAATTCCTCCAGTCGCTCTTTCAGATCAGAGAGAGATTTCCTCACTCCATCAAATGAGAGATGATGATGGACAGTGATGCTGGGTGAATCTTCACCTCCAGAAGAGACACTCACAGACTGGAATCTCTACAGAGAGTGAAATAGAGCTTTACTTTACAGATCTGTAATCAATAGGTAGTAATGTGGTAATACTGTGGTAACAATTTGCAGAAATCTGTAAAATAAAGATCAGTTTTCTTGTTGTTACTAAATAATagatcattatttaataaaatggaTCAGCAGTGAAAACATGCTGTAAATCATCCTTTAAAAgagtatttccattttttctaaaatagtcagtaaatgtggtaaaatcagAGTCATAACTGAGCATCTGTTATTCATAATTATTACATTGTTAGAAACATGATGTTCATTTGCTCTATTAAACGTGTATCAGCATATTACACTCTTTCTCTCCAGTGAATGTGAGGTTTTATAACATTGGAGTGATTTTCCTCATAAACACTGCAGCAGTTCTGCTGAAATGATTCTGTATTGAAgctgtaaaatattaatttacctgtttctgctgtttcttacctttaatatatttaaatgatcaGGTACAATatatcacacaaacacattaagaggacataATTAATgatgatcatttaaaatgtaaaaattaattatttctttcatgtttctttattattttctctctcaGCAGCTGATAGTATCAGTTCTTTAAAATGATGAGAATAACTGAACTAAAATATAAGAAATTAAGCTTTATCATTAAATGCTGTTGATTTAGTTCATTTTCTTGTGTTTCTTTTGCACATTATGCAGTAAAATCAGCtgcttttatttttctacaaTACTAACAGTCTAGGAGGATCAGGAACTCTGTACATCTGCAGCTGAGAAGAAAATCATCACTTTAATCTCACCTTCTCTCTACTAATCTGttatattaaatgtaaattataaaGTAAATACAATATGAATGTCACTGACAGCAGCATTTATCATTTCAGCAGTGGAAATCAAAAGTACTTATAAAGTAAAAACATgattagataaatatataaaacatttaatgaatCTTGTAAGTATATTTTCAGATTCATCACTCTAATTTTACAATAGACAGCACTTGTGCTAGATTTATCATTACTGAAACCTAAATTAGTTAAAGCcgttaaataaaactaaatatgtaaaaaatatataacaattgtCAGGAGCGACCCGTGCAATACCCCTCCCCGACTTAAGAGGAGCACTTGTTTTTAATCTGCTCATTATCTAGTGTATTTAAGACTGCTCATCTGTTAGATCTACGCGAGGTCTTGTTTTTGTAAACTTTTCTGAGCGTTATTCTTGTATTATAGTCTGTCTTGGTTTCTGaacttttgtctgtttttttgacTACGATTTTTTTATTGTCCTTTTTTTGCCTTGTTTGCCTGTTATTGTTGCCTGAGGTCTTTTTTAATAAACCTGCACTTGGATCCCATCTTCTATGGTTTGCTCTGTTACAACAATTTAGGGGTGATGTGCGGTGATATCTGCTGTAGTGTTCCGATTCCTTCTGttcttataaattattataagtatataaactataaatataaattgttTCTGTAGATCAGACAGTGTTTGTTACCTGGAGGAagtggatgtgatcctctgtgtgtgaaagctgctccagctcagtgtttctcctctttagatcagtgatctcctgctccagctgctccaggagttcttcagctgcactcagttcagtcttctcctgatctctgatcagctctgttacctcagagcgctttttctcaatggagcggatcagctcagtaaagatcctctcactgtcctccactgctgactGTGCAGAGAGCTgttatatacaaaacacaaaacatttataaaaactgactgtaaagcatggtggagggagcatcctGGTTTGCTGCATCAGGATCTAGACATCTTTGGATTATTGATAGATCATATtaataatgaatgtaaatgtgtatcattacagttaacaggagaatttaagGGCTGCAGTTCATGATCTTAATCTGAAGAGACGTTGGGTAATGGAACAGGAAGGTGAACGCTGCTGAAGGGGATCTACAGGTTATTAAATCTGAGTGTTGCTGTTTCTCCACACTCTTCATTTTAACTGTAGATGAGTTACTTCTCATTGGCAGTGTGTCTGTACACTGAGTGTGATGTGAAACAGCTGCTCCAGCTGTTCTCTGTTCTCTTCTCACCTTAAGAGTTTTCACAGCCTGTTTCACCTCCTGCAGCTTCTTCTGTTTCTCCTGGATTCTCTGCTGGAATTTCTTCTGCATATCTTTCACTTCACTCTGGAGAAACAAAGTCAGCTCTTTATGAAGTGTGAGAGAGGAGGTGAATTATTAATCAGAAGATTGAAGTTTATTGTTTCTGTAATGGACTCTGGTACTGTCTGTAGTTTGTGTTGTGAAGCTGAAGAAAGACTGGTAGAAGGGTGTTGGCTGACTAAACCAGTCTCACCAGTTTACATCAAATATAATCTCAATGTTtctttctctgaactcatttacTTTTACCTGATCAGACAATCAGTAAAGAGCACATGCTGAATATTACAGAACTAgaaattaattcaatttaaaataaatctgaatttctTACCTGTTTCTGTGTTCTTTCTGTTTTAGCTGAGACTGTATCGTGACCTTTGTGTTCCTCCATCGtacataaataacagataaactgtTGATCAGTACGACAGTAGATCTCGATCAGTTTAtcatgctgagagcagatcttctcCTGCAGCTGTTtggaggctttgaccagcttgtgcttcttaaaggcaGGAGACTGATAGTGAGGTTGGAGATGAGTCTCACAGAAAGAAGCCAGACACACCAAACAGGACTTGGTGGCTTTGAGTTTTCTCCCAGtacagaaatcacactccacatctccagctccagcgtaacagtgagcaggagaagcagctcggacttctgtcttcttcagtttctccaccacttcagccagcatgttgtTTCTGCGTAGAACAGGCCTCGGACTGAACGTCTCTCTGCACTGGGGGCAGCTGTAGACCCCCctctgatcctcctgatcccagcagccattaatacacaccatacagtaactgtgtccacagggaatagctactggatccttcagtagatccagacagactgaacagctgaactgaTCCTGGTCTAAAATACTGACCTCTGCCATTTTCCTGCTctcacagactgagagagagagagagagagagagagagagagagtgtgtgtgtaagtgagtttCGTTTTCTCTGAAATGAGTAGGAGTGTCTTCCTGGTTCTCTGTTTACTGGAGAGTCAGACAGAAggaggtggagagaaagagagagaaaagaggaggagtTTAGGTCTATGAAGCTTTAATCCCTTCTTCAGGTCAGCAGTTTGATGATGAGAAGAATAGATCAATaatagttcaattcaattcaattttatttatatagcgctttttacaacaaaggttgtcacaaagccgctttacaggaaaaacaggtccacgcctcttatgagcagcaccacagagatgccaattttatggtgacacagtggcaaaaaactcccttaagaggaagaaaccttggaaggaaccaagaacccatcctactcgggttgacccgctcagtacaaacaaacaaaaaacaaataacagaacaaaacagtacagagaatttatgtgaactatggctaatataacaggtactaatttatgaatataagaactatagggcacaaactatagagctatggctaatacaaaaacagatactgagtgtgttaatgttaatcagtgcagggttgcagagccggagaacaacacagcgggctgtggagagccaggctgggaacatcaggaacagggcatctccatacatgtaaaagagatagatagagaaaacagaaaggaaagaaagagaaacaagaagcaggagttagaagggttgtgtaataattctgatgagtagaaggacagggctgattcctgaaagctggacccacagacggacacatccaggaagaccggccggccaggcgtctcagcacatgtgagaaagatagagagagaggggagggaagaaaaaggggttagaatgttttttataaaactctgctggagtgggatgggctcTTGAAAGATCAATAAAGCTCAATAAAGCTTTAGGTTTAAATACAGTTCTCTTCTTAATGTTTGGGACAGTtagttaagagagagagagagagagagaggactgtgTTCACACCATGTTCTGTGTTTTTAGTTTGGTTTTAAATCTCTTATGTTAGAAATACTATTAGAACTATTTTACCTGCATGTTTCCTGCAAgtttgttttaatgattttaactCTTTGTTTTAGggatgtgttttgtttttaggtATTTTTCCTGCAGTTTCTAACTTGTGTTATACTCTACTGTGTTTAGTTTCCGTTTTAGTTATTGTCCAGGGAAGTTTAGTGTGTTTAGCTTTGGTTTGGTTATTCTCTATCTAGTTATTCTGTAACTCAGAGAACAGAAGTGGGTtatgttttgttctgttcttttctttgttgatGTTCAGTTGGATTCTCTCAGTGTGGTTTTTTGAGAAAACAGCAAGTTTTATAATGTGTGACTCTTTTAAAAACTTGATTAAATGAAGATGAAGCTCTCTTACCTTGTCCTCGTTTCTTTTACCTGATTTTACtagttttattaaaatatgttacACATTATTGATTCCACAACTCCTGAACAGAAGAGGAATCATAACAATATTCAAATCTAATAAGTAGAAGTAAAGGTGACAAGCATTTAACTGAAAGATATATTCAATTATATTTCAGAAATAAATGTTTATCCCTGCTCCCATCATACCGCACCACATTCTTCCACATCCAGTAGAATATAAATTTTCTCATTCTCTGCTGCATGTATTTCTATATTATAACAGTCCTTAAATTTCTAGTTAGTCAATTAAAGTTTGGTATCAGTTTTACACTGTTAACTCCAGACAGCTTTCTGTTCAGTCTGCTTTCAGCTATGATCCAGATACATGTTCAGAAAACAGGTTCActcttgtttttaaataaactcagatgtgtttttcatatttgattttttacaatattacaaatatataacaacaaaaatatgtatttattttacagtatggTTAGTATTTAAACATACAGTAGCTGGGAGGAGATTGCAGGTTTTAGTTTGGAAGTATAGCTGCTGTAAAAACAtggaatatattttattatgattCATTATTAATCAAACTTTGAAATTCTTTTTCTAAACCACTGATGGGATtacctgtgttcttctgctatcaTCAGTAACATCACATCAAGCAGTGTtcatcagtgatggtatagttactttgaaaaagtaatccgattactgattactcctttaaaaagtaacttagttactttatggattacttgattttaaaagtaactaagttactttacaagttactttattagttactttcagcagctgcagacaccacctcccactgcggcgccgccttaacataaacactataaccagttttgccaatactccctttattgaaaatgcatttttaacagcaacaatttatctctattaagttgaactatttcctaaaaaaataaaaataaaaaattaacttcacataaatattttttaataaaaaaattaatatggtctttcttgattttactaaacataaatacttgtttttataaaaaatatataaaataaagaaagtctttcttgacctgacatatttaacactgtaaatctgaatattgaacttgttgttctctgcagggcagcaaggagtggttttataaaacagaaccgtgtatatggtctagaccagggatcacatatttgcagactggggtccgggtccggacccagacgttgtccaatacagacccataccggacccaactactgagaaggatttaattctgacagtgttcatttaaagcaccggaaatttgtggcagaccgctgccctggct
This genomic interval from Astyanax mexicanus isolate ESR-SI-001 chromosome 1, AstMex3_surface, whole genome shotgun sequence contains the following:
- the LOC111188802 gene encoding E3 ubiquitin/ISG15 ligase TRIM25-like isoform X7; the encoded protein is MAEVSILDQDQFSCSVCLDLLKDPVAIPCGHSYCMVCINGCWDQEDQRGVYSCPQCRETFSPRPVLRRNNMLAEVVEKLKKTEVRAASPAHCYAGAGDVECDFCTGRKLKATKSCLVCLASFCETHLQPHYQSPAFKKHKLVKASKQLQEKICSQHDKLIEIYCRTDQQFICYLCTMEEHKGHDTVSAKTERTQKQSEVKDMQKKFQQRIQEKQKKLQEVKQAVKTLKLSAQSAVEDSERIFTELIRSIEKKRSEVTELIRDQEKTELSAAEELLEQLEQEITDLKRRNTELEQLSHTEDHIHFLQRFQSVSVFSGGEDSPSITVHHHHHHHHLSFDGVRKSLSDLKERLEEFCRKEISRVSAQDSFVPQSNLAAFPTAATSQIQRSSEPKRREDLLQSLPLQMTLPTEPKTREDFLQYFCWLTLDPNTVNYSLSLSENNRVVKFSWKGQPYSDHPERFTYWKQVLSKESVSGRCYWEVGLSSYAHVFVSVSYKGISRKGCSNAPGFGQTNQSWSLQCSLPLSFYHSNIKTEIPPPSSRIGVYVDHSAGTLSFYSVSDTMTLLHTVHTTFTQPLYAGFRVCRGELSLCDPQ
- the LOC111188802 gene encoding tripartite motif-containing protein 16-like isoform X6, translated to MAEVSILDQDQFSCSVCLDLLKDPVAIPCGHSYCMVCINGCWDQEDQRGVYSCPQCRETFSPRPVLRRNNMLAEVVEKLKKTEVRAASPAHCYAGAGDVECDFCTGRKLKATKSCLVCLASFCETHLQPHYQSPAFKKHKLVKASKQLQEKICSQHDKLIEIYCRTDQQFICYLCTMEEHKGHDTVSAKTERTQKQSEVKDMQKKFQQRIQEKQKKLQEVKQAVKTLKLSAQSAVEDSERIFTELIRSIEKKRSEVTELIRDQEKTELSAAEELLEQLEQEITDLKRRNTELEQLSHTEDHIHFLQRFQSVSVSSGGEDSPSITVHHHLSFDGVRKSLSDLKERLEEFCRKEFSKISPQVSAVQMILPSEPKTRGDFLQYFCRLTLDPNTAHQYLSLSENNRVMKRSNKFQSYSDHPERFDCRCQVLSKESVSGRCYWEVEWSSPGECVYISVSYKGISRKGRGNKCRLGHNDQSWSLQCFPSLSFWYNNTETKISAPPSSRIGVYVDHSAGTLSFYSVSDTMTLLHTVHTTFTQPLYAGVWINYYESSVRFCDPQ